One Setaria italica strain Yugu1 chromosome II, Setaria_italica_v2.0, whole genome shotgun sequence DNA segment encodes these proteins:
- the LOC101767929 gene encoding uncharacterized protein LOC101767929 isoform X2 — translation MRSLCKVQAGLIFTEEEVEYRVRSVLVNVESSLSNGSFSWGSPPKIVAWSAPLYGYKNLKEVSTSHDQFLKTKLPVATPLAAATLPALNLELDTGFLPTLEELKGFLKDSRTPKDNWVPLKNTSARSILKKTLSQRKIKSNTTLSTSNGEDIEDFTMDSGTSGRRIMNSMFASENSLEVRGGTDITLDALAAYLRYLEGTGNASWQELHDKLRLAETRDGASFYTLFGPAIQLGVISRRKAYNDTIQYEKDRNAGFLSPFGYSTPTVKAAVDAICSMEWYWLLASKSQVSVGGNYPIRIWRWKGYLVQYTFVGNEGPAALLVHGFGAFLEHFRDNIDNIADMGQRVWAITLVGFGKSEKPNVNYSELFWSELLRDFIIDVVREPVHLVGNSIGGYICAIAAGLWPSLAKSLVLLNTAGSVVPNYSFVPLSEEKQTSWLSKLQAQLLLLFLRSRVEGILKEYYPTRTERVDKPLVDQIIRASYDPGAATVLESVFNFNLSIPLNFLFDSFGGKILVIQGMKDPLTKSEAFVTMLREHCSKVQIRELNAGHAPHDEVPDEVNTLLFEWMKQIEVKPALEKTKAI, via the exons AATTTGAAAGAAGTATCGACGTCACATGACCAATTTTTGAAGACAAAACTACCAGTGGCCACACCTCTTGCTGCCGCCACTTTGCCTGCTCTAAATTTGGAGTTAGACACAG GTTTTCTACCCACCCTGGAAGAATTAAAAGGTTTCCTGAAAGACAGTAGAACACCAAAGGATAATTGGGTTCCTCTTAAGAACACGTCTGCACGATCTATTCTAAAAAAGACTCTCAGTCAAAGAAAGATCAAAAGTAACACTACATTAAGCACCAGCAATGGCGAAGACATAGAGGATTTCACCATGGATTCTGGTACATCAGGAAGGAGAATAATGAATTCAATGTTTGCATCAGAAAACTCACTTGAAGTTAGGGGTGGAACAGATATTACTTTGGATGCCTTGGCCGCCTACCTAAGATACCTGGAAGGCACAGGAAATGCTAGTTGGCAAGA GTTGCATGATAAATTACGCTTAGCTGAAACCAGAGATGGTGCCTCATTCTACACCTTGTTTGGCCCTGCAATTCAACTTGGAGTCATATCCAGGAGGAAAGCTTATAATGATACTATTCAATACGAGAAAGATCGCAATGCTGGTTTTCTATCACCATTTGGGTACTCAACACCTACAGTGAAAGCAGCAGTTGATGCTATATGTTCGATGGAG TGGTATTGGCTCTTGGCATCGAAATCCCAAGTATCTGTCGGGGGAAATTATCCTATAAGAATTTGGAGATGGAAGGGTTATCTTGTACAG TACACCTTTGTTGGCAACGAAGGTCCAGCTGCTCTTCTTGTGCACGGCTTTGGAGCTTTCCTGGAGCATTTTCGTGACAATATAGACAACATTGCTGATATGGGCCAGCGCGTTTGGGCAATTACTCTTGTTGGGTTTGGGAAATCAGAGAAACCAAATGTCAACTATTCAGAACTTTTCTGGTCAGAGTTACTGAGAGACTTTATTATTGATGTTGTGAGGGAGCCTGTTCATCTTGTTGGCAACTCTATTGGAG GCTATATCTGTGCTATTGCTGCTGGTTTATGGCCTTCTCTTGCAAAGTCTCTGGTTCTTTTAAACACAGCTGGTTCAGTTGTTCCAAATTACTCCTTCGTCCCATTGAGTGAA GAAAAACAAACATCATGGCTTTCCAAGTTGCAGGCACAGCTTCTTTTGCTCTTCTTGAGATCAAGAGTAGAAGGCATTCTTAAAGAATATTATCCTACA AGAACGGAACGGGTGGACAAGCCACTTGTGGACCAGATTATAAGAGCT TCTTATGATCCTGGTGCTGCAACAGTTCTTGAGAGTGTATTCAACTTCAATCTTTCAATTCCTCTTAACTTCTTATTTGATTCTTTTGGAGGAAAAATATTAGTTATCCAG GGTATGAAAGATCCCCTTACAAAATCTGAGGCATTTGTTACCATGCTCCGAGAGCATTGCAGCAAGGTTCAAATCAGAGAGTTGAACGCAG GTCATGCTCCACATGATGAAGTTCCAGATGAAGTAAATACCTTACTGTTTGAATGGATGAAACAGATTGAAGTAAAACCAGCCCTGGAGAAGACCAAGGCAATATAG